In a genomic window of Mycolicibacter heraklionensis:
- a CDS encoding TIGR03089 family protein, with product MINLSSAILDPLLRADPVGPRITYYDDATGERIELSAATLANWAAKTGNLLRDELGAGAGSRIAVLLPAHWQTAAVLFGAWWIGAEVLTGSDADADVALCTADRLDEADAAVAATGGEVVVLSLDPFGKPAPDLPVGVTDYATAVRVHGDQIIAERAPGPALAGSSADDVLASCEKCAATLGLTSSDRVWSTRDWNNPTELIENMLTVFAVGGSLVQVANPDPGLQERRRASEKVTRLFD from the coding sequence GTGATCAACCTCAGCTCGGCGATCCTTGATCCTCTCCTGCGCGCCGACCCGGTGGGGCCACGAATCACCTACTACGACGACGCGACCGGGGAACGTATCGAGCTGTCCGCGGCGACGCTGGCGAACTGGGCCGCCAAGACCGGCAACCTGCTGCGCGACGAGCTCGGCGCCGGCGCCGGAAGTCGCATCGCGGTGCTGCTGCCCGCGCATTGGCAGACGGCGGCGGTGCTGTTCGGCGCGTGGTGGATCGGGGCCGAAGTGCTGACCGGATCGGACGCAGACGCCGACGTCGCGCTGTGCACCGCCGACCGACTCGATGAAGCCGACGCGGCGGTGGCCGCCACCGGCGGCGAGGTGGTCGTGCTGTCGCTGGACCCGTTCGGCAAGCCGGCCCCCGACCTGCCGGTGGGCGTCACCGACTATGCGACCGCAGTGCGGGTGCACGGCGACCAGATCATCGCCGAACGCGCCCCCGGCCCAGCCCTAGCCGGATCATCGGCCGACGACGTGCTGGCGTCGTGCGAGAAGTGCGCGGCGACACTGGGTTTGACGTCGTCGGATCGGGTGTGGTCGACCAGGGATTGGAACAACCCGACCGAGCTGATCGAGAACATGCTGACGGTGTTCGCCGTGGGCGGGTCACTGGTGCAGGTCGCCAACCCCGATCCCGGCCTACAGGAGCGCCGCCGGGCCAGCGAGAAGGTCACCCGCCTGTTCGACTGA
- a CDS encoding cation transporter has product MGHHDHDHDHAGHTHRVHVVHDGGWHRAAIWARRLAWVSLVLVGIEGVVGLWQGLTAGSIALTGWALGAIPEALAGAVVIWRFTGARTLSETAERRAQIGVAISFWINAPYIAAESVHHFFGDQRSEGTAIGIAVTAAAALVMPILGRAQRRLGTRLGSAATVGEGVQNYLCAIQAAAVLVGLTLTTQWSGSWWLDPLIGLGVAAVSVWQGFRSWRGEGCGC; this is encoded by the coding sequence ATCGGGCACCACGATCACGATCATGATCACGCCGGGCATACCCATCGCGTTCATGTCGTTCACGACGGGGGTTGGCACCGCGCAGCGATCTGGGCTCGGCGGCTCGCCTGGGTGAGCCTGGTCCTGGTGGGAATCGAAGGAGTGGTGGGCCTGTGGCAGGGCCTGACCGCCGGTTCGATCGCCCTGACCGGCTGGGCGCTGGGCGCCATTCCCGAGGCGCTGGCCGGTGCCGTGGTGATCTGGCGGTTCACCGGCGCCCGCACGCTGTCCGAGACGGCGGAGCGGCGCGCTCAGATCGGCGTGGCGATCTCGTTCTGGATCAACGCCCCCTATATCGCCGCGGAGTCGGTACACCACTTCTTCGGCGACCAGCGCAGCGAAGGCACCGCCATCGGGATCGCGGTCACCGCCGCGGCCGCGCTGGTGATGCCGATTCTGGGCCGTGCCCAGCGACGGCTCGGCACCCGGCTCGGCTCGGCGGCGACCGTCGGTGAGGGAGTGCAGAACTATCTGTGTGCGATCCAGGCCGCCGCGGTGCTCGTCGGGCTGACCCTCACCACGCAGTGGTCCGGCAGCTGGTGGCTGGACCCGCTGATCGGTCTGGGGGTGGCCGCCGTCTCGGTGTGGCAGGGCTTCCGTTCCTGGCGCGGCGAGGGCTGTGGCTGTTGA
- a CDS encoding type II toxin-antitoxin system VapC family toxin, which yields MAGVVVVDTDLIIDFLRGKGPGVSLVRELIAGHRLRVTAVTAFELRVGMDFLARRDDILRLVRSRTFPLDSRCALRAGDVAAALRRGGQDIGLADCLQAGICLTFDLPLATRNRKHFERVDGLRLHEVG from the coding sequence GTGGCGGGCGTCGTAGTCGTCGACACCGATCTGATCATCGATTTTCTGCGCGGCAAGGGCCCCGGCGTGTCGTTGGTCCGCGAGTTAATTGCCGGCCATCGCCTGCGTGTCACCGCGGTAACCGCATTCGAACTGCGGGTCGGTATGGACTTCTTGGCGCGCCGCGACGATATCCTCCGGCTAGTGCGCTCGCGAACCTTTCCGCTCGATTCCCGATGTGCACTGCGCGCCGGCGATGTGGCCGCCGCGCTACGACGGGGTGGCCAAGACATCGGGCTGGCCGACTGCCTCCAGGCAGGCATCTGCTTGACCTTCGACCTGCCGTTGGCCACCCGCAACCGCAAGCACTTCGAACGGGTGGACGGGTTGCGACTACACGAGGTCGGCTAG
- a CDS encoding PE-PPE domain-containing protein, with amino-acid sequence MLATAVGISAAISPGATTGVITVLAEADLLSTEAWIMGGSGDPIPSAGGMAALMHRYVDPATPFFAGQPQFPVDATHSLFTPEGLYPLTGIKVLELDPSVTQGLTILDSTIKGQIAAGNNLVVVGVSQSSVISALQMRDLLALPLGEQPTADQLSFVLLGNESNPNGGLLSRFGDPSLPPLSIPSLGITFSGAEPADTPWATAIYTAEYDGFADFPRYPINLLSDINALLGIAFVHTSYGSLTAEQLAATVELPVTDDYTGATRYFMIPTENLPLLVPLRAIPVLGDPLADLLQPALRVLVNLGYGSIDEGWDHGPANVSTPFALFPTDINPADVFTALVNGAQQGVQDFIHDLESLSLPTIVNEIANGNATDSLPSLLDIVNTFSGVLSSAYSGLLPTADVINALLTSLPAYDISLFIQELMSGDLLDAIGLPIAATVGLGSLAGMVEIGAVLQAISPLLGIGEPADLLPLF; translated from the coding sequence ATGCTCGCCACCGCCGTGGGCATCTCGGCGGCGATCAGCCCCGGGGCCACTACCGGGGTGATAACGGTGCTGGCAGAAGCGGATCTGCTCAGCACCGAGGCGTGGATCATGGGCGGCAGCGGCGACCCGATCCCCTCAGCGGGTGGCATGGCGGCGCTGATGCACCGTTACGTCGATCCAGCGACGCCGTTTTTCGCCGGTCAGCCACAGTTCCCCGTGGACGCCACCCACTCGCTGTTCACCCCCGAAGGCCTGTACCCGCTGACCGGCATCAAGGTCCTCGAACTGGATCCGTCGGTGACGCAGGGGCTCACCATTCTGGACAGCACGATCAAGGGCCAGATCGCGGCCGGGAACAACCTGGTCGTGGTGGGCGTCTCGCAGAGCTCCGTCATCTCCGCACTTCAGATGCGCGATCTGCTGGCACTGCCGCTGGGCGAGCAGCCCACCGCGGACCAGCTGTCATTCGTCCTGCTCGGCAACGAGAGCAATCCCAACGGCGGCCTGCTGTCACGTTTCGGCGATCCGAGTCTGCCGCCGCTGAGCATCCCCAGCCTTGGGATCACCTTCAGCGGAGCGGAGCCCGCCGACACACCCTGGGCGACCGCGATCTACACCGCCGAATACGACGGCTTCGCCGACTTCCCGCGCTACCCGATCAACCTGCTGTCGGACATCAACGCACTCCTGGGCATCGCCTTTGTGCACACTTCCTACGGCTCGCTGACCGCCGAGCAGTTGGCGGCCACCGTCGAGTTGCCGGTAACCGACGATTACACCGGCGCCACCCGATACTTCATGATTCCCACCGAGAATCTGCCGCTACTGGTACCGCTGCGCGCCATCCCGGTGTTGGGAGACCCACTTGCCGACCTGCTGCAGCCGGCCTTGCGCGTGCTGGTCAACCTGGGCTACGGCAGCATCGATGAAGGCTGGGACCACGGGCCCGCGAATGTGTCCACCCCGTTCGCACTGTTTCCGACCGATATCAACCCGGCCGATGTGTTCACCGCCCTGGTCAACGGCGCTCAGCAGGGCGTCCAAGATTTCATTCACGACCTAGAGTCGCTGTCGCTGCCGACCATCGTGAACGAGATCGCCAACGGCAACGCGACGGATTCGCTACCCAGCTTGCTCGATATCGTCAACACGTTCTCCGGCGTGCTCTCGTCGGCGTATTCCGGCCTGCTGCCCACCGCAGACGTCATCAACGCGCTGCTGACCAGCCTGCCGGCCTATGACATCAGCCTGTTCATCCAGGAACTGATGTCGGGTGACCTCCTCGACGCCATCGGTCTGCCGATCGCGGCCACGGTCGGCCTGGGCAGCCTGGCGGGCATGGTCGAGATCGGTGCCGTCCTGCAAGCGATCAGCCCGCTTCTGGGCATCGGTGAACCAGCGGATCTGCTCCCGCTCTTCTGA
- a CDS encoding DUF1490 family protein gives MAVQGLLAKAASTVFTGLVGVSAYEVARRALAKAPLHEAAVTATEWSLRGTRRAEEVAESARLKVADVVAEARERIGEEATPPAAAVEHDHDH, from the coding sequence ATGGCGGTGCAGGGATTGCTGGCGAAAGCGGCGTCGACGGTGTTCACCGGGCTGGTCGGAGTGAGCGCCTACGAGGTGGCGCGCCGGGCATTGGCGAAAGCTCCGCTGCACGAGGCGGCGGTGACGGCCACTGAGTGGAGTCTGCGCGGAACCCGGCGAGCCGAGGAGGTTGCCGAGTCGGCGCGACTGAAGGTCGCCGACGTGGTCGCCGAAGCTCGCGAGCGTATCGGCGAGGAGGCCACCCCGCCGGCAGCGGCCGTCGAGCACGACCACGACCACTGA
- the ctpC gene encoding manganese-exporting P-type ATPase CtpC, which produces MNSSGAIATVAADDELTVVSDAAGRMRVQVPWVRGDSRRAVAAEEAAGRVNGVRTVHAYPRTGSVVVWYSPKRSDTAEILAAIGSAATVAAELIPARTPRSADVSNTDVLRMVIGGAALALLGMRRYVLARPPLLGPSGQLVATGATVFMGYPFLRGALRSIRSGKAGTDALVTAATVASLVLRENVVALTVLWLLNIGEYLQDLTLRRTRRAISDLLRGNQDTAWVRLADGTEVQVPIDTVQIGDEVIVHDHVAIPVDGEIVDGEAIVDQSAITGETLPVSVIAGARVHAGSVVVRGRVVVRATAVGNQTVIGRIISRVEQAQHDRAPIQTVGENFSGRFVPASFILSAITLVLTGDVRRAMTMLLIACPCAVGLATPTAISAAIGNGARRGILIKGGSHLEQAGRVDAIVFDKTGTLTVGRPVVTNIVAIHKDWQPEQVLAYAASSELHSRHPLAEAVIRSTEERHIVIPPHEECEVLVGLGIRTWADGRTLLLGSPNLLRSEKVRISKKAAAWVTKLRAQAETPLLLAVDGTLVGLISLRDEVRPESREVLEALRAKGIRRIVMLTGDHPETAAAVATELGIDEWRAEVLPEDKLQVVRELQDEGYVVGMVGDGVNDAPALAAADIGIAMGLAGTDVAVETADVALANDDLRRLLDVRDLGGRAVEVIRQNYGMSIAVNAAGLLIGAGGALSPVLAAILHNASSVAVVANSSRLIRYRLGAEAATPMASVPSVP; this is translated from the coding sequence ATGAACAGCAGCGGCGCCATAGCAACGGTGGCCGCCGACGATGAGCTGACCGTCGTTTCCGACGCGGCCGGCCGGATGCGGGTGCAGGTTCCGTGGGTCCGTGGCGATTCACGGCGTGCGGTGGCCGCCGAAGAGGCCGCTGGCCGCGTCAACGGCGTACGCACCGTGCACGCCTATCCGCGCACCGGCTCGGTCGTGGTCTGGTACTCCCCCAAACGAAGCGACACCGCGGAGATCCTCGCGGCAATCGGTTCTGCGGCCACCGTCGCGGCCGAGCTGATCCCCGCCCGCACGCCCCGCTCGGCCGACGTCAGCAACACCGACGTGCTGCGCATGGTGATCGGCGGCGCGGCGCTGGCACTGCTGGGCATGCGCCGCTACGTCTTGGCCCGGCCGCCGCTGCTCGGGCCCAGCGGCCAACTCGTCGCGACCGGCGCCACGGTCTTCATGGGCTATCCCTTCCTGCGGGGCGCGCTGCGCTCGATCCGGTCCGGCAAGGCCGGCACCGACGCACTGGTGACGGCAGCGACCGTGGCCAGCCTGGTGCTCCGGGAGAACGTGGTCGCGCTGACCGTGCTGTGGTTGCTCAACATCGGTGAGTACCTGCAGGATCTGACGCTGCGCCGCACCCGCCGCGCCATCTCGGATCTGCTGCGCGGCAACCAGGACACCGCCTGGGTCCGGTTGGCCGACGGTACTGAGGTTCAGGTGCCGATCGACACGGTGCAGATCGGCGACGAGGTGATCGTCCACGACCACGTGGCGATCCCGGTCGACGGCGAGATCGTCGACGGGGAGGCCATCGTCGACCAGTCCGCGATCACCGGCGAAACCCTGCCGGTCAGCGTGATCGCCGGGGCGCGCGTGCATGCCGGTTCGGTGGTGGTGCGCGGCCGGGTGGTGGTCCGGGCCACCGCGGTGGGAAACCAGACCGTGATCGGCCGCATCATCAGCCGCGTGGAGCAGGCGCAGCACGACCGGGCACCGATCCAGACCGTCGGCGAGAACTTCTCCGGCCGCTTCGTGCCGGCCTCGTTCATCCTGTCGGCTATCACCTTGGTGCTCACCGGCGATGTCCGTCGCGCGATGACGATGCTGCTGATCGCCTGCCCGTGCGCGGTGGGGCTGGCCACGCCGACGGCGATCAGCGCGGCGATCGGCAACGGCGCCCGGCGCGGCATCCTGATCAAGGGCGGCTCGCATCTGGAGCAGGCCGGCCGGGTGGACGCGATCGTGTTCGACAAGACCGGCACGCTGACCGTGGGCCGTCCCGTGGTGACCAATATTGTTGCCATACACAAGGATTGGCAGCCCGAGCAGGTTCTTGCCTACGCCGCCAGCTCGGAGCTGCACTCGCGTCACCCGCTGGCCGAAGCGGTGATCCGTTCCACCGAGGAACGCCACATCGTTATCCCGCCGCACGAGGAGTGCGAAGTCCTGGTGGGGCTGGGCATCCGCACCTGGGCCGACGGCCGCACCCTGCTGCTGGGCAGCCCGAACCTGCTGCGCTCGGAGAAGGTCCGCATCTCCAAGAAGGCGGCGGCCTGGGTCACCAAACTGCGGGCCCAGGCCGAGACCCCGCTGCTGCTGGCAGTCGACGGCACCCTGGTCGGGTTGATCAGCCTGCGCGACGAGGTACGCCCAGAGTCACGCGAAGTACTTGAGGCATTGCGTGCCAAAGGCATTCGCCGCATCGTCATGCTCACCGGCGATCACCCCGAGACCGCGGCAGCGGTGGCGACCGAACTCGGCATCGATGAATGGCGAGCCGAGGTGCTGCCGGAGGACAAGCTGCAGGTGGTCCGCGAGCTGCAGGACGAGGGCTACGTGGTGGGCATGGTCGGTGACGGCGTGAACGATGCTCCGGCGTTGGCCGCCGCTGACATCGGGATCGCGATGGGTCTGGCCGGCACCGACGTTGCGGTGGAGACCGCCGACGTGGCCCTGGCCAACGACGACCTGCGCCGGCTGCTCGACGTCCGGGACCTGGGCGGGCGCGCCGTCGAGGTGATCCGGCAGAACTACGGCATGTCGATCGCGGTCAACGCCGCCGGCCTGTTGATCGGCGCCGGGGGTGCGCTGTCACCGGTGCTCGCGGCGATCCTGCACAACGCGTCGTCGGTGGCCGTCGTCGCCAACAGCTCACGCTTGATTCGCTACCGACTGGGCGCCGAGGCGGCGACGCCGATGGCGTCCGTGCCGTCCGTGCCGTAA
- a CDS encoding sugar phosphate nucleotidyltransferase — MTLSQVDAVILVGGKGTRLRPLTLSAPKPMLPTAGLPFLTHLLSRIAAAGIEHVILSTSYKPEVFAEEFGDGSALGLQIDYVTEEEPLGTGGGIANVAPKLRYDTAMVFNGDVLSGADLSELYDYHREQAAEATLHLVRVGDPRAFGCVPTQDGRVTAFLEKTEDPPTDQINAGCYVLSRDVIDRIPRGRPVSVEREVFPALLADGVKVCGYVDTSYWRDMGTPEDFVRGSADLVRGIAPSPALGGRRGEALVHDGASVAPGAVLIGGTVVGRGAEIGPGARLDGAVIFDGVKVEAGCVIERSIIGFGARIGPRALIRDGVIGDGADIGARCELLCGARVWPGVSIPDCGIRYSSDV, encoded by the coding sequence GTGACACTGAGCCAAGTCGACGCGGTCATCCTCGTCGGCGGCAAGGGGACCCGGCTGCGGCCACTCACCCTGTCGGCACCCAAGCCGATGCTGCCGACCGCGGGTCTGCCCTTCCTGACGCACCTGCTGTCGCGGATCGCCGCGGCCGGAATCGAGCACGTGATCCTCAGCACGTCGTATAAGCCGGAGGTGTTCGCCGAGGAGTTCGGCGACGGCTCCGCGCTGGGCCTGCAGATCGACTACGTGACCGAGGAGGAGCCGCTGGGCACCGGCGGCGGTATCGCCAACGTCGCGCCCAAGCTGCGCTATGACACCGCGATGGTGTTCAACGGTGACGTGCTGTCCGGGGCGGATCTGAGCGAGTTGTACGACTACCACCGCGAGCAGGCGGCCGAGGCGACGCTGCACCTGGTGCGGGTCGGTGACCCTCGTGCCTTCGGCTGCGTCCCCACCCAGGACGGGCGGGTCACCGCATTCCTGGAGAAGACCGAGGACCCGCCGACCGACCAGATCAACGCCGGCTGCTACGTGTTGTCCCGCGACGTCATCGACCGCATCCCGCGCGGACGCCCGGTGTCGGTGGAACGCGAGGTGTTTCCCGCGCTGCTGGCCGACGGTGTGAAGGTCTGCGGCTACGTCGACACCAGTTATTGGCGCGACATGGGAACCCCGGAGGACTTCGTACGCGGTTCGGCGGACCTGGTGCGCGGCATCGCGCCGTCGCCGGCGCTGGGCGGCCGGCGCGGCGAGGCGCTGGTGCACGACGGCGCCTCGGTGGCGCCGGGTGCGGTGCTGATCGGCGGGACGGTCGTGGGGCGGGGCGCGGAGATCGGCCCCGGTGCCCGGCTGGATGGGGCGGTGATCTTCGACGGCGTCAAAGTCGAGGCCGGCTGCGTGATCGAACGCTCGATCATCGGGTTCGGCGCCCGGATCGGGCCGCGGGCGCTGATCCGCGACGGGGTGATCGGCGACGGCGCCGACATCGGGGCCCGCTGCGAGTTGCTGTGTGGGGCCCGGGTGTGGCCCGGCGTGTCGATCCCCGACTGCGGGATCCGCTACTCCAGCGACGTGTGA
- the rfbD gene encoding dTDP-4-dehydrorhamnose reductase yields the protein MRIVITGAGGQVGTFLAKRAAETGCDVLALSSAQCDITDAAAVDAVDLRPGDVLINCAAYTQVDAAETDSERAHAVNAAGPGHLAAACARAGARLIHISTDYVFDGDFGGGPPRPYEPGDATRPLSVYGRTKLAGENAVLAGSPDALVVRTAWVYTGAVGGSDFVAVMRERAAGDAGVEVVDDQIGSPTYVGDLVEALLALAASPPSARVLHAANAGAASRYEQARAVFAAVGADPDRVRPVSSAAHPRPAPRPAYSALSGAESARAGLAPLRRWSDALSAALAR from the coding sequence ATGCGGATTGTGATCACCGGCGCCGGCGGCCAAGTCGGCACTTTCCTGGCGAAACGCGCCGCCGAGACCGGTTGTGACGTGCTGGCACTGTCCTCGGCGCAGTGCGACATCACCGATGCCGCCGCGGTGGACGCGGTGGACCTGCGGCCCGGTGACGTGCTGATCAACTGTGCGGCTTACACCCAGGTCGACGCCGCCGAGACCGACTCCGAGCGGGCCCATGCCGTCAACGCGGCCGGACCGGGCCACCTTGCGGCCGCCTGCGCACGGGCCGGCGCGCGCCTGATCCATATCTCCACCGACTACGTCTTCGACGGCGACTTCGGTGGCGGCCCGCCGCGCCCGTACGAACCCGGGGATGCCACCCGGCCGCTGTCCGTCTACGGCCGCACCAAACTGGCCGGTGAGAACGCGGTGCTGGCAGGCTCGCCGGACGCCCTGGTGGTGCGCACCGCCTGGGTTTACACCGGGGCCGTCGGTGGCTCCGACTTCGTCGCGGTGATGCGCGAGCGGGCCGCCGGCGATGCCGGTGTGGAGGTGGTCGACGACCAGATCGGATCCCCGACGTATGTCGGCGATCTCGTCGAGGCGCTGTTGGCGCTGGCTGCCTCACCGCCGAGCGCCCGGGTGTTGCACGCCGCCAACGCCGGGGCGGCGAGCCGGTACGAACAGGCCCGCGCGGTGTTCGCCGCGGTCGGCGCCGACCCGGACCGGGTGCGGCCGGTCAGCAGTGCAGCGCATCCGCGCCCCGCGCCCCGGCCCGCCTACTCCGCGTTGTCGGGTGCCGAGTCGGCGCGGGCCGGCCTGGCACCGCTGCGCCGGTGGAGCGATGCACTGTCCGCGGCCTTGGCCAGATAA
- a CDS encoding LCP family protein: protein MMPAQRVVRVIATVAAVAIVLGTGVAWSQVRSFEDGIFHVSSLALGNGGSDGAVDILLVGMDSRTDAHGNPLTPEELASLRVGDDEATNTDTIILVRIPNNGKSATAISIPRDSYVAAPGLDKTKINGVYGATRLETADALVESGMDPVQAQARGTEAGREALIKTVADLTGVTVDHYAEIGLLGFALITDALGGVDVCLKEPVYEELSGADFPAGWQRLGGSQALSFVRQRHELPHGDLDRVRRQQVVMASLAHQVISGKTLSSPGTLSRLQAAVQRSVVLSAGWDVIDFVTKAQDLAAGKVAFATIPVLEESGWSDDGMQSVVRVDPGQVAEWVAGLLHDQDEGKTELLAYNPEQTTASVLNDTDINGLAAAVSGVLNAKGFGTGSVGNNESEHVPTSQVQAASADDPGAQAVARDLGGLPVVAVESVPTGSVRVVLANDYTGPGSGMGSGGASAQVAGISSYDDGEAPQIPVASPILTAGSNDPQCVN, encoded by the coding sequence GTGATGCCTGCGCAACGTGTGGTTCGTGTGATTGCCACGGTGGCAGCCGTCGCCATCGTCCTGGGTACCGGAGTGGCCTGGAGCCAGGTCCGGTCCTTCGAGGACGGCATCTTCCACGTCTCGTCGCTGGCGCTGGGCAATGGCGGATCCGACGGCGCGGTCGACATCCTGCTGGTCGGGATGGACAGCCGCACCGATGCCCACGGCAATCCGCTGACCCCCGAAGAGCTGGCCTCTCTGCGCGTTGGGGACGACGAGGCCACCAACACCGACACGATCATCCTGGTCCGGATCCCCAACAACGGGAAGTCGGCCACCGCGATCTCGATCCCCCGCGACTCCTACGTGGCGGCACCGGGCCTGGACAAGACCAAGATCAACGGCGTGTACGGCGCCACCCGCCTGGAGACCGCCGACGCGCTCGTGGAATCCGGGATGGATCCGGTCCAGGCGCAGGCGCGCGGTACCGAGGCGGGCCGCGAGGCCCTGATCAAAACGGTGGCCGACCTGACCGGAGTCACCGTCGACCACTACGCCGAGATCGGACTGCTCGGGTTCGCGCTGATCACCGATGCCCTCGGCGGCGTCGACGTCTGCCTCAAGGAGCCGGTGTACGAAGAGCTCTCCGGCGCGGACTTCCCGGCCGGCTGGCAGCGGCTCGGCGGCTCCCAGGCGCTGAGCTTCGTGCGACAGCGCCACGAGCTCCCGCACGGCGACCTGGACCGGGTCCGTCGCCAGCAGGTGGTGATGGCATCGCTTGCGCACCAGGTCATCTCCGGCAAGACGCTGTCCAGCCCGGGCACCCTGTCCCGGCTGCAGGCCGCAGTACAACGGTCGGTGGTGCTTTCGGCCGGCTGGGACGTGATCGACTTCGTCACGAAGGCCCAAGACCTGGCCGCGGGCAAGGTGGCGTTCGCCACCATCCCGGTGCTCGAAGAGTCCGGCTGGAGCGACGACGGCATGCAGAGTGTGGTGCGCGTCGACCCCGGCCAGGTGGCCGAGTGGGTGGCCGGGCTGCTGCACGATCAGGACGAGGGCAAGACCGAGCTGCTGGCCTACAACCCGGAACAGACCACCGCCAGCGTGCTCAACGACACCGACATCAACGGCCTGGCCGCCGCGGTCTCGGGGGTGCTCAACGCCAAGGGATTCGGCACCGGATCGGTGGGTAACAACGAGTCCGAGCATGTGCCCACCAGTCAGGTGCAGGCCGCCTCGGCCGACGACCCCGGCGCACAGGCGGTGGCCAGGGACCTCGGAGGACTGCCGGTGGTGGCAGTCGAGTCGGTCCCGACAGGCTCGGTGCGCGTCGTGCTGGCCAACGACTACACCGGGCCCGGATCGGGCATGGGCTCCGGGGGCGCCAGCGCGCAGGTGGCCGGCATCTCCAGCTACGACGACGGCGAGGCGCCCCAAATCCCCGTTGCGTCACCGATTCTGACCGCGGGTTCCAACGACCCCCAGTGCGTGAACTAA
- a CDS encoding glycosyltransferase family 2 protein — translation MSEALPVVTVTYSPGWHLDRFLASLSLATDRPVRVVMADNGSTDGAPEEAAQRYPNVQLLHTGANLGYGGAVNAGVALLDAEDGERSEFLIVANPDVQWGPGSIEALLDAAARWPRAATLGPLIREPDGSVYPSARHLPSLIRGGMHAVVGPVWPNNPWTRAYRQERLEPSERPVGWLSGACLLVRRAAFDAVGGFDDRYFLYMEDVDLGDRLAKAGWLNVYVPSAEVLHQKGHATGKDPARNLAAHHRSTYTYLADRHTGWWRAPLRWSMRGALAVRSHLAVRNARRKLTKGQP, via the coding sequence GTGAGTGAGGCCCTACCGGTGGTGACGGTGACCTATTCGCCGGGATGGCATTTGGACCGCTTCCTGGCATCGCTGTCGCTGGCGACCGATCGCCCGGTGCGGGTGGTGATGGCCGACAACGGTTCCACCGACGGTGCGCCCGAGGAAGCCGCGCAGCGCTATCCCAACGTGCAACTGCTGCATACCGGGGCCAACCTGGGCTACGGCGGCGCGGTGAACGCCGGGGTGGCCCTGCTCGACGCCGAGGACGGCGAGCGCAGTGAATTTCTCATCGTGGCCAACCCCGATGTCCAGTGGGGGCCGGGCAGCATCGAGGCGCTGTTGGATGCGGCGGCCCGGTGGCCGCGGGCGGCGACCCTGGGCCCGCTGATCCGGGAACCGGACGGCTCGGTGTATCCGTCGGCGCGCCACCTGCCCAGCCTGATCCGCGGCGGCATGCATGCCGTCGTCGGCCCGGTGTGGCCCAACAACCCCTGGACCCGGGCCTACCGGCAGGAACGGCTGGAACCCAGCGAGCGGCCGGTCGGGTGGCTCTCGGGCGCCTGCCTGCTGGTGCGCCGTGCGGCGTTCGACGCGGTCGGCGGCTTCGACGACCGCTACTTCCTCTATATGGAGGACGTCGACCTGGGCGACCGGCTGGCCAAGGCCGGCTGGCTCAACGTCTACGTGCCGTCGGCCGAGGTGTTGCACCAGAAGGGCCACGCCACCGGCAAGGACCCCGCGCGCAACCTGGCCGCGCACCACCGCAGCACCTACACCTACCTCGCCGACCGGCACACCGGCTGGTGGCGGGCCCCGCTGCGCTGGAGCATGCGGGGTGCGCTGGCGGTGCGCTCACACTTGGCGGTGCGTAACGCCCGCCGCAAACTGACGAAGGGACAACCGTGA